The following coding sequences lie in one Nitrospinota bacterium genomic window:
- the dxs gene encoding 1-deoxy-D-xylulose-5-phosphate synthase, translating into MKHLPNIKTHDDIAGLSLSELKELSQELREKIIQTVSENGGHLSPNLGVVELTVALHAVFDFTKDKLIWDVGHQCYSHKLLTGRLDRFDTLRKEGGLSGFPRREESPSDHFDTGHAGTSISAALGFAAARDMRGEKHDVLAVIGDGSMTSGLSFEGLNNAGALGKNLMVILNDNEMSISENVGALSAHLNKIISGETYNKMKKEVDHILSLIPGIGKQVATFAHRVEEAVKGIIVPGRIFEDFGFKYFGPIEGHNLETLIDSFRAIRKLSGPRIIHVITRKGLGYAPAQADPGPFHGTSPFDIATGKKKSKSRPTYTSIFGKTIVDLAEHDEKIVAITAAMRDGTGLVEFSEKFPNRFFDVGISEQHAVTFAAALAADGFKPVVAIYSTFLQRAFDQVIHDVCNMNLPVTFAIDRAGIVGDDGSTHQGIFDISFLRETPNMTLMAPKDENELRHMMYTAANHNGPASIRYPRGNVEGIPLEQEYRLIDIGKAELIHEGDDIVICAIGNAVVNAVKAAALLEKENISAAVINARFAKPLDMEMISKWAKHCGNIITVEENSLIGGFGSGVFEELRAKGLGSIAGASIGIPDLFVPHSTQESARKKYALHPEGICKRSIELLKSPKSISIIEHEGKHHNIQ; encoded by the coding sequence ATGAAACACCTCCCTAATATCAAAACACACGACGACATTGCGGGTCTATCCCTGAGCGAACTGAAAGAGCTCTCGCAGGAACTTCGTGAAAAGATCATTCAAACCGTCTCGGAAAACGGGGGACACCTTTCGCCAAACCTCGGCGTTGTGGAGCTTACTGTCGCCTTGCATGCCGTTTTCGACTTTACAAAAGACAAGCTCATTTGGGACGTGGGGCACCAGTGCTACAGCCATAAACTGCTGACAGGGCGCCTCGACAGGTTCGACACACTTCGAAAAGAAGGTGGTCTCTCCGGGTTTCCAAGAAGGGAAGAGAGCCCGTCCGACCACTTCGATACCGGTCACGCGGGGACATCCATCTCCGCCGCTCTCGGGTTCGCCGCGGCGCGCGACATGAGAGGGGAAAAGCATGACGTACTCGCCGTCATAGGGGATGGTTCGATGACATCGGGACTATCCTTTGAAGGGCTTAACAACGCAGGCGCGCTTGGAAAGAACCTGATGGTGATACTCAACGACAATGAGATGTCTATCTCCGAGAATGTCGGCGCCCTTTCTGCACATCTGAACAAGATCATAAGCGGCGAGACATACAACAAAATGAAAAAAGAGGTGGATCACATACTCTCTCTCATACCCGGTATCGGTAAACAGGTGGCCACCTTCGCGCACAGAGTGGAGGAGGCAGTAAAAGGTATTATTGTTCCCGGAAGGATATTTGAAGATTTCGGCTTCAAGTATTTCGGCCCCATAGAGGGGCACAATCTTGAAACCCTCATAGATTCCTTTAGGGCAATAAGGAAACTTTCAGGCCCGCGCATCATACATGTCATTACCAGGAAGGGGCTTGGCTATGCACCCGCGCAGGCCGACCCCGGACCGTTCCACGGAACCTCGCCGTTCGATATCGCCACAGGAAAGAAAAAATCCAAAAGCAGGCCTACATACACTTCAATTTTCGGAAAAACTATTGTGGATCTTGCCGAGCATGATGAAAAAATAGTTGCCATCACCGCCGCGATGCGAGACGGAACCGGCCTTGTGGAATTTTCCGAAAAATTCCCCAACAGGTTTTTCGACGTCGGCATTTCCGAACAGCACGCGGTCACGTTTGCCGCCGCGCTGGCCGCCGACGGTTTCAAACCGGTCGTCGCCATATACTCGACTTTCCTTCAGCGCGCTTTTGACCAGGTGATCCACGACGTCTGTAACATGAATTTGCCCGTGACCTTTGCCATCGACAGGGCGGGAATCGTAGGTGACGACGGCTCCACGCATCAGGGCATTTTCGATATCAGCTTTCTTCGCGAAACACCGAACATGACCTTGATGGCGCCCAAAGATGAAAACGAGCTTCGCCACATGATGTACACCGCCGCTAACCATAACGGCCCGGCTTCTATAAGGTATCCACGCGGCAATGTGGAAGGGATCCCGCTGGAGCAGGAATACAGGTTAATCGATATTGGAAAGGCCGAGCTGATCCATGAGGGAGACGATATCGTGATCTGCGCCATAGGAAATGCCGTCGTGAATGCCGTAAAAGCTGCCGCGCTTCTTGAAAAGGAAAATATTTCCGCGGCGGTAATAAACGCCAGGTTCGCAAAACCTCTCGACATGGAGATGATCTCAAAATGGGCCAAGCACTGCGGCAATATCATAACGGTAGAAGAGAACTCACTCATCGGCGGGTTTGGATCCGGCGTTTTTGAAGAGCTGCGCGCCAAAGGGCTCGGCTCGATCGCCGGCGCCTCTATCGGGATTCCCGATCTTTTTGTTCCTCACTCCACGCAGGAAAGCGCCAGAAAAAAATACGCCCTCCATCCCGAAGGGATCTGCAAGAGATCAATTGAGCTTCTGAAAAGCCCAAAGAGCATCTCCATCATCGAACACGAAGGAAAGCATCACAATATCCAGTAG